A single Populus alba chromosome 7, ASM523922v2, whole genome shotgun sequence DNA region contains:
- the LOC118043559 gene encoding loganic acid O-methyltransferase, which yields MGESFPMTGGDGPHSYTKNSSLQRAAAASAKSMLTSGILENLVVEHSSKAFAIADLGCSTGPNTFIAMDNIVEAVTQKCKIKGYSSLPEFLVYFNDHVSNDFNTLFANLPSDRKYFASGVPGSFHGGLFPRASLNIIYSAFALHWLSRAPQELGDVNSPVCNKGRIYYSNAPHEVGEAYSLQFAKDMESFLAARAEELAPGGLMIILIPGRPDGTLPSQNSLGPFLKPLESCLTDMVDEEIIRNHEIDSFNMPLYSPSMEELRKLIEKNGCFGIARWETLPPMSVPLPSVEECRSGFESILRKHFRSEIIEQLFERYPAKIAGKPPIKASDGFTIGLSVILKRNA from the exons ATGGGAGAATCATTTCCTATGACCGGCGGAGATGGCCCTCACAGCTACACCAAGAACTCCAGTCTACAG AGAGCGGCAGCTGCTAGTGCAAAATCAATGCTGACTTCGGGGATCCTCGAAAACCTTGTCGTAGAACATTCTTCGAAGGCGTTTGCTATTGCTGATTTAGGTTGTTCGACTGGACCAAACACATTTATAGCTATGGACAATATTGTAGAAGCCGTCACACAGAAGTGCAAAATCAAAGGCTACTCTAGCCTCCCGGAGTTTCTAGTGTATTTCAACGATCATGTTTCAAATGATTTCAATACTCTCTTTGCTAATCTCCCTTCAGATAGGAAATATTTCGCATCTGGAGTTCCAGGTTCTTTTCATGGAGGATTGTTTCCAAGGGCTAGCCTTAACATCATTTACTCAGCATTTGCACTGCATTGGCTATCTAGGGCACCACAAGAACTGGGTGATGTGAATTCACCAGTATGTAACAAGGGCAGGATCTATTATTCAAATGCACCACATGAAGTTGGTGAGGCCTATTCACTTCAATTTGCAAAGGACATGGAGTCCTTTCTAGCTGCTCGAGCAGAAGAGCTTGCTCCTGGTGGCTTGATGATAATTCTCATACCAGGACGTCCGGATGGAACTCTGCCATCTCAAAATTCGCTCGGTCCATTCTTAAAGCCATTGGAATCATGCCTTACAGACATGGTTGATGAG GAAATAATACGCAATCACGAAATCGACTCCTTCAACATGCCGCTGTATAGCCCTTCAATGGAAGAGCTAAGAAAACTGATAGAGAAAAATGGGTGCTTTGGGATTGCAAGATGGGAAACACTGCCTCCGATGTCTGTTCCATTACCTTCAGTTGAAGAATGTAGATCCGGATTTGAAAGCATTCTAAGAAAACACTTCCGTAGTGAGATTATTGAACAGCTATTCGAGAGATATCCTGCCAAAATCGCGGGGAAACCGCCAATCAAGGCAAGTGATGGCTTTACCATTGGATTGTCTGTAATTCTCAAGCGCAATGCCTGA